Genomic DNA from Pelosinus sp. UFO1:
AGTTGAATATTTAACAGGCTTAGTAAGATAGAAGAGAAAAACAATCTAAATGAACGGATGGCTAATTTCTGTATTGATTTAGAGTTAACTCCAAGAAGTATAATTGCTTCATAAAAGCAAATAAAGATATAGCCTAACAATTTTATAATTATTAGAATTGTTAGGTTATAACTACTCTGAGATAAAGTTAATAGGTAAAGGCACAGAAAATAATGAAGAAATATGATACACGCACTGGTGGGAAAGCATAAAATAACTAGCCGGAAAAAGGGGAGAGGTTAAAATGAATGGTATGACGAGACGTAATTTTTTACAACTTGCTGGCGGAGTAGTGATCAGTTTGGCTTCTTATAGCATGACCGGTGTCAGTGCTGGTAAAGTTAAAGATGCTTGGCCGGATGCCGCGAAATCCAATGTATTTTTTACAAATGACATCAGTGTTAACGGGCTGCAGGAGATTTATTCTCGTATCAACAACGGAATAACCGGGAAAGTAGCTATAAAATTACATACGGGTGAGCCACATGGTCCAAACCTTCTGCCGATTGAGCTTATTAAAGGCTTACAACCTAAAATTCCGAACAGCTCGATTGTAGAATGTAATGTAATGTATCCCAGTCCGCGTCGTGAAACGGCTACCCATCGTGAAGTAATAAAAACAAACGGTTTTGATTTTTGTCCAGTAGATATTATGGATGAAGAAGGCGACGTTATGTTGCCAGTACCGGGAATGCAAGAATTTTTGGCGAACGGTCAAGGTTATACTCAAGGTAATCATCTTACCGAAGTAGCTGTTGGCAGTCATCTCTTAAATTATGACTCGCTGTTTGTTTATACCCATTTTAAAGGCCATGCCATGGGCGGTTTCGGCGGATCTTTAAAAAATATCGGTATTGGTATAGCTTCGGGTCATGCGGGAAAAGCGATGGTTCATGGCTTCGATTTTAATCAACCTAACATTAATTTTATGAATTACATCGGTCCGGGTTTTCTTGAAAGAATGGTTGAATCGGGCAAGGCTACTACAGAGCATTTTAAAGGTCATATCACTTATATTAATGTATTGAAAAATATATCGATTGATTGTGACTGCGATGCACATGGCGCTCCGCCCAAATGTCAAGATATCGGTATCCTTGGCTCAACTGATATTGTAGCAATTGACAAGGCCTCCCTTGATCTTGTGACCAATCTGCCAGCTGAACAAAATCACGATCTCCTTGAACGTATCGAATCTCGCAGTGGCCGCCATCAAGTTGAATATATGAAGACACTCGGCATGGGTAATACTGACTATAACCTCATCCAACTATAATGTGATTTCGAAGTATAAAAAATAAGTGTGTAAGTTCGCAAGAACTTACACACTTATTTTTGTATTAAGAAAACCGTTTTAGAACTCTTCACGTTCGCCCATTACAGACATATTGGAATAATGTATATGCACCAATCCCATTCCGGCTCGGTTTTCATAAATACTTGGCTTGTTTAATCTATGGTGAGCGAGGTTAGCGGGCTCTGCTGCTTATAACTTTGTTTAGCACTGCGGTCGCATTATCGGCTTCTTTCTTGCCAACGTTGGCTTCAAGTACGGAGATGAGGCTTCTCATTTGCATCTCGGTCAACCCTACGTTAAACCCGACGTTGAAATGTGACTGAAGCTGGCTGTTGACACCTTCCATACTGGACAGAGCCGAAATGGTTGCAAGCTCTCTACTTTGGAAATCCAGGATGTCGCGTCCGAAAATGTCTCCGAAAAGATGCCCCTTTAAAAACTGATCAATTTGAGGCGCGAAAAAAGTTAATTGTGACTTGTACGGCGCTCCTACCAGTTGAGTCTGGATTTCTGTTCCGCGTTCTATACTGCTTTTTCCGGCAGGCAACGGGTTTGCTTCCCGGCCAAGCTCATCTTTGATGCCTTTACCCTCGCGCTCCTCCATGACAGTCATAAAGGTGCTGATACCGTTAAGGCTGCGGGGGAATCCTGTGTAGGCATACATCTGTACCAAGACTTCTTTTATTTCATTTACGGTCAAACCAGCATCTAGTCCTTCGTTTAGGGCCGTTTTCAATTTTTCTAAATTGCCGTTGGCTGTGAAAGCGGCAATAGTGACAATGCCCTGCTGTTTGGCGCTCAAGTCTTGAATATTTGTCGTCTGCGCCTGTGAAATCGATGTGAAATTAAGTAACGAGAGGAAAATACCCGCCAAAATTACAGCAATTTTATTATTCATGATATTACCGCCTTTGTTTTACAATTTTTAATTTAAGCTTAAAATTCTTGGACAGTAGCATTGACTGTCAAAGGAAAATGTGTGCTAAAACGACTTTACCGGCAAATATTGATCATCGCTGACCTGTTCCAACCATTCAACGCTTTTGCCATCGAGCACTCCTGTGAGTGCGATATGCGTCATGGCAGTTGTTGGTGAAGCTCCATGCCAATGCTTGATCCCAGGTGGAAACCAGATCACATCGCCAGCGTGGACTTCTACAATTGGACCACCCCATTCTTGTATCCAACCAACGCCGGCTGTAACTATCAGACGTTGCCCTGTCGGATGGGTGTGCCAAGCGGTGTGGGCTCCTGCCTCGAACGTGACGTAAGCAGCTGAAAAGTGTGTCGAATCATTTGCAGGGAATAAGGGATCAACACGTGCGTTGCCGATAAAATGTTCAGATGGAGCTTTATAGGAAGGCTGCGAACCGGCTCGAATAATTGTTTGTGAATTTTGGTTTGCTTCGGCAGCTATTGCTTCACCTGAGAAAAGGGTTACTGAAACGAGCAGAGAGAGTGATAGAGCCATTACTGTTAGTCGTCGCATTTTGTCATCCCTTTCAAATTAATTATTTTACTGATGGTGTGAAGTTATATGAGTAAAGTGCTGTTTAGAACAAAGCAAAGACATGAAAAACAGCACAATGAACGGACTATAGAATTTGGCGGCGTCTAAAAAATTGACGCCGCCGTTCTACTGATGACCGACGAAATTTGTTAATAACCCATTATATTTCAATACTGAGCAAAAGAATTTAGAACGAGTATGGCGGCAAATCCGCTTAATTAAAGACTTTTACCGTAAAATTCCGTCAGCTTTGCGACTACTATCGGTACATATTGAGGCTT
This window encodes:
- a CDS encoding DUF362 domain-containing protein; translated protein: MNGMTRRNFLQLAGGVVISLASYSMTGVSAGKVKDAWPDAAKSNVFFTNDISVNGLQEIYSRINNGITGKVAIKLHTGEPHGPNLLPIELIKGLQPKIPNSSIVECNVMYPSPRRETATHREVIKTNGFDFCPVDIMDEEGDVMLPVPGMQEFLANGQGYTQGNHLTEVAVGSHLLNYDSLFVYTHFKGHAMGGFGGSLKNIGIGIASGHAGKAMVHGFDFNQPNINFMNYIGPGFLERMVESGKATTEHFKGHITYINVLKNISIDCDCDAHGAPPKCQDIGILGSTDIVAIDKASLDLVTNLPAEQNHDLLERIESRSGRHQVEYMKTLGMGNTDYNLIQL
- a CDS encoding carboxymuconolactone decarboxylase family protein; translation: MNNKIAVILAGIFLSLLNFTSISQAQTTNIQDLSAKQQGIVTIAAFTANGNLEKLKTALNEGLDAGLTVNEIKEVLVQMYAYTGFPRSLNGISTFMTVMEEREGKGIKDELGREANPLPAGKSSIERGTEIQTQLVGAPYKSQLTFFAPQIDQFLKGHLFGDIFGRDILDFQSRELATISALSSMEGVNSQLQSHFNVGFNVGLTEMQMRSLISVLEANVGKKEADNATAVLNKVISSRAR
- a CDS encoding cupin domain-containing protein, yielding MRRLTVMALSLSLLVSVTLFSGEAIAAEANQNSQTIIRAGSQPSYKAPSEHFIGNARVDPLFPANDSTHFSAAYVTFEAGAHTAWHTHPTGQRLIVTAGVGWIQEWGGPIVEVHAGDVIWFPPGIKHWHGASPTTAMTHIALTGVLDGKSVEWLEQVSDDQYLPVKSF